A genomic window from Struthio camelus isolate bStrCam1 chromosome 2, bStrCam1.hap1, whole genome shotgun sequence includes:
- the PDP1 gene encoding pyruvate dehyrogenase phosphatase catalytic subunit 1 isoform X1, with product MLAASCCDRRMCVCPGPRRIAIPVRSSRLPLLSDAMPAPAHLFPLIRNSEIGRICSTVCYCHHKHLCCLSHFAHSHFRYAPQRKFAALCKPKENFNQFIHARDYASTPQRFYLTPPQVNSILKANEYSFKVPEFDGKNVSSVLGFDSNQLPANAPIEDRRSAATCLQTRGMLLGVFDGHAGCACAQAVSERLFYYIAVSLLPHETLLEIENAVESGRALLPILQWHKHPNDYFSKEASKLYFNSLRTYWQELIDLNSGETTDVKEALINAFKRLDNDISLEAQVGDPNSFLNYLVLRVAFSGATACVAHVDGVDLHVANTGDSRAMLGVQEEDGSWSAVNLSYDHNAQNEHEVERVKMEHPKSEEKSLVKQDRLLGLLMPFRAFGDVKFKWSIELQKRVVESGPDQLNDNEYTKFIPPNYHTPPYLTAEPEVIHHKLRPQDKFLVLATDGLWETMHRQDVARIVGEYLTGVHHQQPIAVGGYKVTLGQMHGLLTERRARISSVFEDQNAATHLIRHAVGNNEFGTVDHERLSKMLSLPEELARMYRDDITIIVVQFNSHVVGACQNEEL from the exons ATGTTGGCGGCTTCTTGTTGTGACAGGAGAATGTGTGTGTGCCCCGGGCCCAGGCGGATCG CAATTCCAGTCCGAAGCTCCAGGCTGCCATTGCTGTCTGATGCCATGCCAGCACCGGCTCATCTGTTTCCATTGATTCGTAACTCTGAGATTGGCAGAATATGCAGTACTGTGTGTTACTGCCACCATAAACATCTGTGCTGCTTATCTCATTTTGCTCACAGTCACTTCAGATATGCACCTCAGAGGAAATTTGCAGCGCTCTGTAAGCCAAAGGAGAACTTTAATCAGTTTATTCATGCAAGGGACTATGCTTCTACGCCACAGAGATTTTACCTCACTCCTCCACAAGTCAACAGCATTCTGAAGGCAAATGAGTACAGTTTTAAAGTCCCAGAATTTGATGGTAAAAATGTAAGCTCTGTCCTTGGCTTTGACAGCAATCAGCTGCCTGCTAATGCTCCAATAGAAGACAGGAGGAGTGCTGCCACTTGCTTACAAACAAGAGGAATGCTTCTGGGTGTATTTGATGGCCATGCAGGTTGTGCTTGTGCTCAAGCAGTCAGTGAAAGACTGTTTTACTACATTGCAGTCTCTTTGTTACCTCATGAGACTTTACTTGAAATAGAAAACGCTGTGGAAAGTGGTAGAGCTCTGTTGCCCATATTACAGTGGCACAAACATCCTAATGATTATTTTAGCAAAGAAGCTTCCAAGCTTTACTTCAATAGTCTGAGAACTTACTGGCAGGAGCTTATTGATCTCAATAGTGGAGAGACTACTGATGTGAAAGAAGCTTTAATTAATGCTTTTAAAAGGCTTGATAATGATATTTCTTTGGAAGCTCAAGTAGGAGATCCAAATTCTTTCCTCAACTATCTAGTACTAAGAGTAGCATTTTCTGGTGCAACTGCCTGCGTGGCTCATGTAGATGGTGTTGACTTGCATGTTGCAAACACAGGTGACAGTAGGGCAATGCTTGGGGTTCAGGAAGAAGATGGATCTTGGTCTGCAGTTAATCTATCGTATGATCACAATGCACAAAATGAACATGAAGTGGAACGTGTGAAAATGGAGCATCCAAAGTCTGAAGAGAAAAGTCTTGTGAAACAAGACCGCCTCTTAGGTCTGTTGATGCCTTTCAGAGCTTTTGGTGATGTGAAGTTTAAATGGAGTATTGAACTACAGAAGAGAGTAGTAGAATCAGGCCCTGATCAGCTGAATGACAATGAATATACTAAGTTTATTCCTCCAAACTATCACACTCCTCCATACCTCACAGCTGAGCCAGAAGTCATACATCACAAATTAAGGCCACAGGACAAGTTTCTGGTTTTGGCCACAGATGGACTGTGGGAGACTATGCACAGGCAAGATGTGGCTAGAATTGTAGGGGAGTACCTCACTGGTGTTCACCATCAACAGCCAATAGCTGTTGGTGGCTATAAGGTAACTTTGGGACAGATGCATGGTCTCTTAacagaaagaagagcaagaatCTCTTCAGTATTTGAAGATCAGAATGCAGCCACTCACCTGATACGTCATGCAGTGGGTAATAATGAGTTTGGCACTGTGGATCATGAGCGACTGTCCAAGATGCTTAGTCTTCCAGAAGAGCTGGCTCGAATGTATAGAGATGACATTACAATTATTGTGGTGCAGTTCAACTCGCATGTTGTAGGTGCATGTCAAAATGAGGAACTGTGA
- the PDP1 gene encoding pyruvate dehyrogenase phosphatase catalytic subunit 1 isoform X2 yields MCVCPGPRRIAIPVRSSRLPLLSDAMPAPAHLFPLIRNSEIGRICSTVCYCHHKHLCCLSHFAHSHFRYAPQRKFAALCKPKENFNQFIHARDYASTPQRFYLTPPQVNSILKANEYSFKVPEFDGKNVSSVLGFDSNQLPANAPIEDRRSAATCLQTRGMLLGVFDGHAGCACAQAVSERLFYYIAVSLLPHETLLEIENAVESGRALLPILQWHKHPNDYFSKEASKLYFNSLRTYWQELIDLNSGETTDVKEALINAFKRLDNDISLEAQVGDPNSFLNYLVLRVAFSGATACVAHVDGVDLHVANTGDSRAMLGVQEEDGSWSAVNLSYDHNAQNEHEVERVKMEHPKSEEKSLVKQDRLLGLLMPFRAFGDVKFKWSIELQKRVVESGPDQLNDNEYTKFIPPNYHTPPYLTAEPEVIHHKLRPQDKFLVLATDGLWETMHRQDVARIVGEYLTGVHHQQPIAVGGYKVTLGQMHGLLTERRARISSVFEDQNAATHLIRHAVGNNEFGTVDHERLSKMLSLPEELARMYRDDITIIVVQFNSHVVGACQNEEL; encoded by the exons ATGTGTGTGTGCCCCGGGCCCAGGCGGATCG CAATTCCAGTCCGAAGCTCCAGGCTGCCATTGCTGTCTGATGCCATGCCAGCACCGGCTCATCTGTTTCCATTGATTCGTAACTCTGAGATTGGCAGAATATGCAGTACTGTGTGTTACTGCCACCATAAACATCTGTGCTGCTTATCTCATTTTGCTCACAGTCACTTCAGATATGCACCTCAGAGGAAATTTGCAGCGCTCTGTAAGCCAAAGGAGAACTTTAATCAGTTTATTCATGCAAGGGACTATGCTTCTACGCCACAGAGATTTTACCTCACTCCTCCACAAGTCAACAGCATTCTGAAGGCAAATGAGTACAGTTTTAAAGTCCCAGAATTTGATGGTAAAAATGTAAGCTCTGTCCTTGGCTTTGACAGCAATCAGCTGCCTGCTAATGCTCCAATAGAAGACAGGAGGAGTGCTGCCACTTGCTTACAAACAAGAGGAATGCTTCTGGGTGTATTTGATGGCCATGCAGGTTGTGCTTGTGCTCAAGCAGTCAGTGAAAGACTGTTTTACTACATTGCAGTCTCTTTGTTACCTCATGAGACTTTACTTGAAATAGAAAACGCTGTGGAAAGTGGTAGAGCTCTGTTGCCCATATTACAGTGGCACAAACATCCTAATGATTATTTTAGCAAAGAAGCTTCCAAGCTTTACTTCAATAGTCTGAGAACTTACTGGCAGGAGCTTATTGATCTCAATAGTGGAGAGACTACTGATGTGAAAGAAGCTTTAATTAATGCTTTTAAAAGGCTTGATAATGATATTTCTTTGGAAGCTCAAGTAGGAGATCCAAATTCTTTCCTCAACTATCTAGTACTAAGAGTAGCATTTTCTGGTGCAACTGCCTGCGTGGCTCATGTAGATGGTGTTGACTTGCATGTTGCAAACACAGGTGACAGTAGGGCAATGCTTGGGGTTCAGGAAGAAGATGGATCTTGGTCTGCAGTTAATCTATCGTATGATCACAATGCACAAAATGAACATGAAGTGGAACGTGTGAAAATGGAGCATCCAAAGTCTGAAGAGAAAAGTCTTGTGAAACAAGACCGCCTCTTAGGTCTGTTGATGCCTTTCAGAGCTTTTGGTGATGTGAAGTTTAAATGGAGTATTGAACTACAGAAGAGAGTAGTAGAATCAGGCCCTGATCAGCTGAATGACAATGAATATACTAAGTTTATTCCTCCAAACTATCACACTCCTCCATACCTCACAGCTGAGCCAGAAGTCATACATCACAAATTAAGGCCACAGGACAAGTTTCTGGTTTTGGCCACAGATGGACTGTGGGAGACTATGCACAGGCAAGATGTGGCTAGAATTGTAGGGGAGTACCTCACTGGTGTTCACCATCAACAGCCAATAGCTGTTGGTGGCTATAAGGTAACTTTGGGACAGATGCATGGTCTCTTAacagaaagaagagcaagaatCTCTTCAGTATTTGAAGATCAGAATGCAGCCACTCACCTGATACGTCATGCAGTGGGTAATAATGAGTTTGGCACTGTGGATCATGAGCGACTGTCCAAGATGCTTAGTCTTCCAGAAGAGCTGGCTCGAATGTATAGAGATGACATTACAATTATTGTGGTGCAGTTCAACTCGCATGTTGTAGGTGCATGTCAAAATGAGGAACTGTGA
- the PDP1 gene encoding pyruvate dehyrogenase phosphatase catalytic subunit 1 isoform X3 — protein sequence MPAPAHLFPLIRNSEIGRICSTVCYCHHKHLCCLSHFAHSHFRYAPQRKFAALCKPKENFNQFIHARDYASTPQRFYLTPPQVNSILKANEYSFKVPEFDGKNVSSVLGFDSNQLPANAPIEDRRSAATCLQTRGMLLGVFDGHAGCACAQAVSERLFYYIAVSLLPHETLLEIENAVESGRALLPILQWHKHPNDYFSKEASKLYFNSLRTYWQELIDLNSGETTDVKEALINAFKRLDNDISLEAQVGDPNSFLNYLVLRVAFSGATACVAHVDGVDLHVANTGDSRAMLGVQEEDGSWSAVNLSYDHNAQNEHEVERVKMEHPKSEEKSLVKQDRLLGLLMPFRAFGDVKFKWSIELQKRVVESGPDQLNDNEYTKFIPPNYHTPPYLTAEPEVIHHKLRPQDKFLVLATDGLWETMHRQDVARIVGEYLTGVHHQQPIAVGGYKVTLGQMHGLLTERRARISSVFEDQNAATHLIRHAVGNNEFGTVDHERLSKMLSLPEELARMYRDDITIIVVQFNSHVVGACQNEEL from the coding sequence ATGCCAGCACCGGCTCATCTGTTTCCATTGATTCGTAACTCTGAGATTGGCAGAATATGCAGTACTGTGTGTTACTGCCACCATAAACATCTGTGCTGCTTATCTCATTTTGCTCACAGTCACTTCAGATATGCACCTCAGAGGAAATTTGCAGCGCTCTGTAAGCCAAAGGAGAACTTTAATCAGTTTATTCATGCAAGGGACTATGCTTCTACGCCACAGAGATTTTACCTCACTCCTCCACAAGTCAACAGCATTCTGAAGGCAAATGAGTACAGTTTTAAAGTCCCAGAATTTGATGGTAAAAATGTAAGCTCTGTCCTTGGCTTTGACAGCAATCAGCTGCCTGCTAATGCTCCAATAGAAGACAGGAGGAGTGCTGCCACTTGCTTACAAACAAGAGGAATGCTTCTGGGTGTATTTGATGGCCATGCAGGTTGTGCTTGTGCTCAAGCAGTCAGTGAAAGACTGTTTTACTACATTGCAGTCTCTTTGTTACCTCATGAGACTTTACTTGAAATAGAAAACGCTGTGGAAAGTGGTAGAGCTCTGTTGCCCATATTACAGTGGCACAAACATCCTAATGATTATTTTAGCAAAGAAGCTTCCAAGCTTTACTTCAATAGTCTGAGAACTTACTGGCAGGAGCTTATTGATCTCAATAGTGGAGAGACTACTGATGTGAAAGAAGCTTTAATTAATGCTTTTAAAAGGCTTGATAATGATATTTCTTTGGAAGCTCAAGTAGGAGATCCAAATTCTTTCCTCAACTATCTAGTACTAAGAGTAGCATTTTCTGGTGCAACTGCCTGCGTGGCTCATGTAGATGGTGTTGACTTGCATGTTGCAAACACAGGTGACAGTAGGGCAATGCTTGGGGTTCAGGAAGAAGATGGATCTTGGTCTGCAGTTAATCTATCGTATGATCACAATGCACAAAATGAACATGAAGTGGAACGTGTGAAAATGGAGCATCCAAAGTCTGAAGAGAAAAGTCTTGTGAAACAAGACCGCCTCTTAGGTCTGTTGATGCCTTTCAGAGCTTTTGGTGATGTGAAGTTTAAATGGAGTATTGAACTACAGAAGAGAGTAGTAGAATCAGGCCCTGATCAGCTGAATGACAATGAATATACTAAGTTTATTCCTCCAAACTATCACACTCCTCCATACCTCACAGCTGAGCCAGAAGTCATACATCACAAATTAAGGCCACAGGACAAGTTTCTGGTTTTGGCCACAGATGGACTGTGGGAGACTATGCACAGGCAAGATGTGGCTAGAATTGTAGGGGAGTACCTCACTGGTGTTCACCATCAACAGCCAATAGCTGTTGGTGGCTATAAGGTAACTTTGGGACAGATGCATGGTCTCTTAacagaaagaagagcaagaatCTCTTCAGTATTTGAAGATCAGAATGCAGCCACTCACCTGATACGTCATGCAGTGGGTAATAATGAGTTTGGCACTGTGGATCATGAGCGACTGTCCAAGATGCTTAGTCTTCCAGAAGAGCTGGCTCGAATGTATAGAGATGACATTACAATTATTGTGGTGCAGTTCAACTCGCATGTTGTAGGTGCATGTCAAAATGAGGAACTGTGA